The proteins below come from a single Onychomys torridus chromosome 18, mOncTor1.1, whole genome shotgun sequence genomic window:
- the Egr2 gene encoding E3 SUMO-protein ligase EGR2 encodes MMTAKAVDKIPVTLSGFMHQLPDSLYPVEDLAAPSVTIFPNAELGAPFDQMNGVAGDGMINIDMTGEKRPLELPYPSSFAPISAPRNQTFTYMGKFSIDPQYPGASCYPEGIINIVSAGILQGVTPPASTTASSSVTSASPNPLATGPLGVCTMSQSQPELDHLYSPPPPPPPYSNCSGDLYQDPSAFLSAPTTSTSSLAYQPPPSYPSPKPAMDPGLIPMIPDYPGFFPSPCQRDPHGAAGPDRKPFPCPLDSLRVPPPLTPLSTIRNFTLGGPGAGVTGPGASGGSEGPRLPGSGSAAVTTTPYNPHHLPLRPILRPRKYPNRPSKTPVHERPYPCPAEGCDRRFSRSDELTRHIRIHTGHKPFQCRICMRNFSRSDHLTTHIRTHTGEKPFACDYCGRKFARSDERKRHTKIHLRQKERKSSAPSSSAPAQSSASGPGGSQAGGSLCGNSTIGGPLACTSRTRTP; translated from the exons ATGATGACCGCCAAGGCCGTAGACAAAATCCCAGTAACTCTCAGTGGTTTTATGCACCAGCTGCCTGACAGCCTCTACCCGGTGGAAGACCTCGCCGCCCCGTCGGTGACCATCTTTCCCAATGCTGAACTGGGAGCCCCCTTTGACCAGATGAACGGAGTGGCCGGAG ATGGCATGATCAACATTGACATGACCGGAGAGAAGAGGCCCCTGGAACTCCCATACCCTAGCAGCTTTGCCCCGATCTCCGCGCCTAGAAACCAGACCTTCACTTACATGGGCAAATTCTCCATTGACCCCCAGTACCCTGGTGCCAGCTGCTACCCAGAAGGCATCATCAATATTGTGAGTGCGGGCATCCTGCAAGGGGTCACCCCTCCAGCTTCAACCACAGCCTCATCTAGCGTCACCTCGGCCTCCCCCAACCCGCTGGCCACAGGACCCCTGGGTGTGTGTACCATGTCCCAGAGCCAGCCTGAACTGGACCACCTTTACTCTCCACCGCCACCTCCTCCTCCGTATTCGAACTGTTCAGGAGATCTCTACCAGGACCCTTCGGCATTCCTATCAGCACCCACGACTTCCACCTCCTCTCTGGCCTACCAGCCACCTCCTTCCTACCCATCCCCCAAGCCAGCCATGGATCCAGGTCTCATTCCTATGATCCCAGACTATCCTGGATTTTTCCCATCTCCGTGCCAGAGAGATCCACATGGTGCTGCTGGCCCGGATCGAAAGCCATTTCCCTGCCCTCTGGACTCCCTGCGGGTCCCCCCTCCGCTCACTCCACTCTCCACCATCCGTAATTTTACTCTGGGGGGTCCTGGTGCCGGAGTCACGGGACCAGGGGCCAGTGGAGGCAGTGAGGGACCCCGACTGCCGGGCAGTGGCTCTGCAGCAGTGACTACTACCCCCTATAACCCGCATCATCTGCCTTTGCGGCCCATCCTGCGGCCTCGAAAGTACCCTAACAGGCCCAGCAAGACGCCAGTGCACGAAAGGCCCTACCCATGTCCAGCTGAAGGCTGTGACAGGCGGTTCTCCCGCTCTGATGAGCTGACCCGGCACATCCGAATCCACACGGGTCACAAGCCCTTCCAGTGTCGGATCTGCATGCGGAACTTCAGCAGAAGTGACCACCTCACCACTCACATCCGCACCCACACCGGGGAGAAGCCCTTCGCCTGTGACTACTGTGGCCGCAAGTTTGCCAGGAGTGATGAGAGGAAGCGCCACACCAAGATCCACCTTCGACAGAAGGAGCGGAAGAGCAGTGCCCCCTCATCCTCTGCACCTGCCCAGTCTTCAGCCTCTGGTCCCGGGGGCTCGCAGGCAGGAGGCAGCCTGTGCGGGAACAGCACCATTGGAGGACCACTGGCCTGCACCTCTCGGACCAGGACACCATGA
- the Ado gene encoding 2-aminoethanethiol dioxygenase: MPRDNMASLIQRIARQACLTFRGGSAGSEAPAPGFPENLSQLKSLLTQLRAEDLNIAPRKALPQPLPRNLPPVTYMHIYETEGFSLGVFLLKSGTCIPLHDHPGMHGMLKVLYGTVRISCMDKLDAGAGPRAPPPEQQFEPPLQPREREAVRPGVLRSRAEYTEASGPCVLTPHRDNLHQIDAVDGPAAFLDILAPPYDPDDGRDCHYYRVLEPIRPKEASSSACDVPREVWLLETPQADDFWCEGEPYPGPKVLP; encoded by the coding sequence ATGCCCCGTGACAACATGGCCTCCCTGATCCAGCGCATCGCTCGCCAGGCGTGCCTCACCTTCCGCGGCGGCTCCGCTGGCTCCGAAGCCCCCGCGCCCGGCTTCCCCGAGAACCTGAGCCAGCTGAAGAGCCTGCTGACCCAGCTGCGCGCCGAGGACCTCAACATCGCGCCGCGGAAGGCGCTGCCGCAGCCGCTGCCGCGCAACCTGCCGCCCGTCACCTACATGCACATCTACGAGACCGAAGGCTTCAGCCTGGGCGTCTTCCTGCTCAAGAGCGGCACGTGCATCCCCTTGCACGACCACCCGGGCATGCACGGTATGCTCAAGGTGCTCTACGGTACGGTACGCATCAGCTGCATGGACAAGCTGGACGCGGGTGCAGGGCCGCGGGCGCCACCGCCTGAGCAGCAGTTCGAGCCGCCGCTGCAGCCCCGGGAGCGGGAGGCCGTGCGGCCGGGCGTGCTGCGCTCCCGGGCCGAGTACACCGAGGCCAGCGGGCCCTGCGTGCTCACGCCCCACCGTGACAACCTGCACCAGATTGATGCGGTGGACGGGCCAGCCGCCTTCCTGGACATCCTGGCCCCACCCTACGACCCGGACGACGGCCGGGACTGCCACTATTACCGTGTCCTGGAACCCATCAGGCCCAAGGAGGCCTCCAGCTCTGCCTGCGACGTGCCCCGAGAAGTGTGGCTCCTGGAGACCCCACAGGCCGATGACTTCTGGTGCGAGGGAGAGCCCTATCCAGGCCCCAAGGTTCTACCTTGA